The sequence CGTCGTCGACTGATCAGGTCGGGGGCTGGCGGAGCCGCCGTAGTACTGCGAGTCCGGGAGAGCCGGACACATCGGGAAGGGCGGCAGCGACATGGATAGGAGGTACTGCGATGGCGCAAGATGCGTCGGTGAACTCCGGCGCCGGGCCTCGGGCAGACACTGCACCGGAGCGGGTAGCGCGGACGCAGATCAAGTATCACCGGTGGGCCAAGACCGACCGCACGACGCGGTTCGGGGACTTGTTCAACCTGGTGTCACACCCGGACTACCTATGGATGGCATGGACGGTGGTGGCACGCAACAAGGGAGCTCGCACTGCTGGGATTGATGGTGTGACAGTGCATCAGATCGAACAGCGCGGCGAGGTCGGGGCGTTCCTGTCTGGGATCGCTGCGGGTATCGACGACGGCTCGTATCGGCCCGCGCCGGTGCGGCGGGTGTTCATTCCCAAGCCGGGTGGAAAGTCTCGCCCGTTGGGTATCCCGACCGTGACCGACCGGGTGGTGCAGCAGTCGTTGAAGATGGTGCTGGAACCGATCTTCGAGGCCGACTTTCTGCCGGTCTCCTACGGTTTCCGGCCCAAGCGGCGAGCCCATGACGCGGTCGCCGAGATCCATTACTACGCTTCGCGCGGGTACCGGTGGGTGTTGGACGCTGACATCGAAGGATGTTTCGACCATATCGACCACCGGGTGCTGCTCGCGCGGGTGCGGGCACGGATCGCGGACAAGAAGACCGTGGCACTGGTACGCGCGTTTCTCAAGGCCGGTGTGCTCGATGAGCTCGGCTGCCGAGACGGTACTGATGCCGGAACGCCTCAGGGTGGGATCATCTCACCGCTGCTGGCCAACATCGCATTGTCCGCTCTGGACGAGGCGATCATGGAACCGTGGCAGCCCGGGGGTGACCAGGCCACGCAAGGGGCTCGTCGCCAACGGGTTCGCCACGGATTGGGCAACTGGCGGATCGTGCGCTACGCCGACGACTTCGTCATCATGACCAACGGCAGCAGGGACGACGTACTCGCCTTGAAAGAGCAAGTCACCGAGGTGCTCAGCGGGCTGGGCCTCAAACTTTCTGAGGCCAAGACCCGTATCACGCACCTTGAGCAGGGGATCGACTTCCTCGGCTTTCATCTCCAGTGGAAGCAACGTCGAGGTGGCGGCAAGTGGTACTGCATGACCTTTATCGCCGATAAGGCGTTCCGGTCGATCAAGCAGACCCTTCGTCAGTTGATCCCCCGCCGGTCTCCTCGGCCTCTCACGG is a genomic window of Mycolicibacter heraklionensis containing:
- the ltrA gene encoding group II intron reverse transcriptase/maturase: MAQDASVNSGAGPRADTAPERVARTQIKYHRWAKTDRTTRFGDLFNLVSHPDYLWMAWTVVARNKGARTAGIDGVTVHQIEQRGEVGAFLSGIAAGIDDGSYRPAPVRRVFIPKPGGKSRPLGIPTVTDRVVQQSLKMVLEPIFEADFLPVSYGFRPKRRAHDAVAEIHYYASRGYRWVLDADIEGCFDHIDHRVLLARVRARIADKKTVALVRAFLKAGVLDELGCRDGTDAGTPQGGIISPLLANIALSALDEAIMEPWQPGGDQATQGARRQRVRHGLGNWRIVRYADDFVIMTNGSRDDVLALKEQVTEVLSGLGLKLSEAKTRITHLEQGIDFLGFHLQWKQRRGGGKWYCMTFIADKAFRSIKQTLRQLIPRRSPRPLTAVITEVNAALRGWTYYFRHALAGRRFSFLRYFTWRRFVAWQREQHRWNWSKVKRWLRRPDGSWKTITTPSAVLFDPTKVRIERYWYRGSKIPSPYDPTIAA